One Catillopecten margaritatus gill symbiont DNA window includes the following coding sequences:
- the yneA gene encoding Cell division suppressor protein YneA, with protein MLGQNADIVEWKKPTTKITYKKPKELKIVRPTVPLYLQVSEKDLWQHISKGNTLKARNHRDLFWHIKWFKENPKHLTRVTKRAAPYLYLVAQEVEKAGLPIELALLPIVESAYYPFSYSHGTASGLWQFIPSTGKLYGLKQNYWVDERRSVVRSTRAAVSYLKSLHTLFEGDWLLAIASYNSGPGRVKKAIQKNKALGKKADFWNISLPAETRGYVPRLLAVAELIKNPQKYGQTITPVASKPQLKSVFVYSQLDLSLISEWTGLSLDEIYMLNPDLNRWATPDTPRYELLLPIEKVAGFKKARANYPKQKQLRYKHYTVKSGDSLNKLAKKFKSSVAYIKSINNIKDSHIKLGQKIIIPIPKKAKNYYSLSKEQRKEQRFNSQKHGKKITHIVTKGESLWVISNRYDVPIDSIIKWNHLSNATKGLQIGKKLVIWQVQKTKASKLKHLTKTGVNVKRTLYYRVRSGDNLSVIAHKFGVRVSQLRKWNKLPKNKPLKIGRKLKIIKPIVK; from the coding sequence ATGCTTGGGCAAAATGCAGACATTGTAGAATGGAAAAAACCAACAACCAAGATAACATATAAAAAACCTAAGGAACTAAAAATCGTCCGTCCGACAGTGCCTTTGTATTTACAAGTGAGTGAGAAAGATTTATGGCAGCATATTTCAAAAGGCAATACACTCAAAGCGCGCAATCACAGGGACTTGTTTTGGCATATCAAGTGGTTTAAAGAAAACCCCAAGCATTTAACGCGAGTAACCAAACGTGCAGCGCCCTATTTGTATCTTGTCGCCCAAGAAGTGGAAAAAGCAGGTTTGCCGATTGAGTTGGCATTGTTGCCAATTGTTGAGTCGGCCTATTATCCATTTTCTTATTCGCACGGCACAGCATCGGGTTTGTGGCAGTTTATTCCGAGCACAGGAAAATTGTATGGGCTTAAGCAAAACTATTGGGTGGATGAACGCCGTAGCGTAGTTCGTTCAACTCGTGCTGCCGTTTCTTATTTGAAAAGTTTACACACCTTGTTTGAGGGTGATTGGTTGTTGGCAATTGCCAGTTATAACTCTGGACCAGGCAGGGTGAAAAAGGCAATTCAAAAGAATAAGGCGTTGGGTAAAAAAGCAGATTTTTGGAATATTTCTCTCCCTGCGGAAACACGGGGCTATGTGCCGAGATTGTTGGCAGTGGCAGAGTTGATTAAAAATCCGCAGAAATATGGGCAAACGATTACTCCCGTTGCTAGTAAGCCACAACTTAAATCGGTGTTTGTTTATTCGCAGTTAGATTTATCCTTGATTTCTGAATGGACGGGGCTGAGTTTGGATGAAATTTATATGCTCAATCCTGATTTAAATCGTTGGGCAACGCCAGACACGCCACGCTATGAGTTGTTGTTGCCGATTGAAAAAGTGGCAGGATTTAAAAAAGCGCGTGCCAATTACCCGAAACAAAAACAGTTGCGTTATAAGCATTACACGGTGAAATCGGGTGACAGTTTGAACAAATTAGCAAAGAAATTTAAGTCATCGGTTGCTTATATTAAGAGCATTAATAACATCAAGGACAGCCACATTAAACTCGGACAAAAAATCATTATTCCAATTCCGAAAAAAGCCAAAAATTATTATTCTCTGTCTAAAGAACAACGCAAAGAACAACGATTTAACAGCCAAAAACACGGTAAAAAAATTACCCATATTGTTACCAAAGGGGAAAGTTTATGGGTAATTTCTAATCGTTATGATGTGCCTATTGATAGCATTATTAAATGGAATCATTTGTCAAATGCGACCAAAGGACTGCAAATTGGTAAAAAATTGGTAATTTGGCAAGTGCAGAAAACCAAAGCTTCAAAATTGAAACACCTTACTAAAACGGGCGTGAATGTTAAAAGAACGCTTTATTATCGTGTTAGAAGTGGCGATAATTTGTCGGTGATTGCACATAAGTTTGGGGTGCGGGTGTCGCAGTTACGAAAATGGAACAAACTGCCAAAAAATAAACCGTTGAAAATCGGCAGAAAACTAAA
- the murD gene encoding UDP-N-acetylmuramoylalanine--D-glutamate ligase, with amino-acid sequence MKLILGAGKTAQSIACFLDKQSIEFTLIKDTRVVKDESALQSIDEIFISPGIAQTELIVIWAKAKKIPITSDIELFSRYSKAPIIGITGSNGKSTVTQLLGEMIANDGKKVAIGGNIGTPALDCLNDEIEYYVLELSSYQLDYTQNLTLLTGVVLNITPDHLDRYPSFNDYAQSKLSLYKYCKHPIVNIDEPLIPTQPSAKYFGINMPKTSADFGTVTCHESCYILKGDDSLIYIGDMPLIGEHNLKNALAALTLGDQIGLSIDAMTHTLKTFKGLEHRLEWVTKKDNITYYNDSKATNSTSTITAIQALIPTNQNIILIMGGIKKQEDYHPLFTLINQHIKSTILIGQDTQQFEKELTNTTQAKTLPDAIHIAQSMIMNGIILLSPACASFDMFEDFEQRGRVFKDTVRL; translated from the coding sequence ATGAAGTTAATTTTAGGCGCTGGCAAAACGGCACAATCTATTGCATGCTTTTTAGATAAACAAAGTATTGAATTTACTCTTATCAAAGACACTAGAGTTGTCAAAGATGAGTCTGCTTTGCAAAGTATCGACGAGATTTTTATTAGCCCTGGCATCGCCCAAACTGAGTTAATTGTTATTTGGGCAAAAGCAAAAAAAATCCCTATTACCAGCGACATCGAACTGTTTTCTCGCTACTCCAAAGCCCCAATTATCGGCATCACAGGCTCCAACGGCAAATCCACCGTTACCCAATTACTCGGTGAAATGATTGCCAACGATGGCAAAAAAGTTGCCATCGGTGGCAACATCGGCACGCCAGCCCTCGACTGCCTTAATGATGAAATTGAATATTATGTCCTAGAACTCTCCAGTTACCAACTTGATTACACTCAAAATTTAACCCTATTAACAGGCGTCGTCCTCAACATCACTCCCGACCATTTAGACCGCTACCCAAGTTTCAACGATTACGCACAATCCAAACTCAGCCTCTACAAATATTGTAAACACCCCATCGTCAACATCGACGAACCCCTAATCCCAACACAACCCTCCGCCAAATATTTCGGCATCAATATGCCCAAAACCTCCGCTGATTTCGGCACAGTTACCTGTCACGAAAGTTGTTATATTTTAAAAGGCGACGACTCATTAATTTACATTGGCGACATGCCACTCATCGGTGAACACAACCTCAAAAACGCCCTAGCTGCCCTTACTCTCGGTGACCAAATCGGATTGAGTATAGATGCCATGACCCATACCCTAAAAACCTTCAAAGGCCTAGAACACCGCCTAGAGTGGGTTACAAAAAAAGACAACATCACCTACTACAACGATTCAAAAGCCACCAACAGCACCTCCACCATCACCGCCATCCAAGCCTTAATCCCCACCAATCAAAACATCATCCTCATCATGGGCGGCATCAAAAAACAAGAAGACTATCACCCCTTATTCACCCTCATCAACCAACACATAAAAAGCACCATCCTAATAGGACAAGACACTCAACAATTTGAAAAAGAACTTACAAACACCACTCAAGCCAAAACCCTGCCAGACGCCATTCACATTGCACAATCTATGATTATGAATGGCATAATTCTCCTTTCTCCAGCCTGTGCGAGTTTTGATATGTTTGAGGATTTTGAGCAGCGAGGGCGAGTGTTTAAAGACACCGTAAGATTGTAG
- the ascD gene encoding CDP-6-deoxy-L-threo-D-glycero-4-hexulose-3-dehydrase reductase has product MFTIENQATGKIFRTQGDGPILDDALIHGVNFPYGCQKGFCGKCKATIVEGEVAYEGDIPNGITPEEVAEGMALLCQCYAKSDVSLVVNELDSLADIEVKTLPCKVESIKHLNHDVAQVFLKIPGAESLQYFAGQYLDLIHPDFEPRAFSIANAPTNSSLIELHVRLVDGGKFTHFVFNEMEEKSLLKLEGPKGDFFFREESKKPVILVAGGTGFGPIKSIVEHAVATKLERKIYIYWGVRSERDLYMDLPQQWADTYDNIQFVPVLSEPDEEWQGKMGYVHDSVLADFEDLTGYEVYACGPPAMVKSAANTFVAQGMIKDNFFSDAFVFAYTKEK; this is encoded by the coding sequence ATGTTTACAATTGAAAATCAAGCGACAGGTAAAATTTTTAGAACACAAGGCGATGGTCCGATTTTGGATGATGCGTTGATTCATGGGGTGAATTTCCCGTATGGATGTCAGAAGGGTTTTTGTGGCAAGTGCAAGGCGACGATTGTTGAGGGTGAAGTGGCGTATGAGGGTGATATTCCGAATGGGATTACCCCTGAGGAAGTTGCAGAGGGGATGGCGTTATTGTGTCAGTGTTATGCGAAGTCAGATGTGTCGTTGGTGGTGAATGAGCTGGACAGTTTGGCGGATATTGAAGTTAAGACATTGCCTTGCAAGGTGGAAAGTATTAAACATCTGAATCACGATGTGGCACAGGTGTTTTTGAAAATTCCTGGGGCGGAGTCGTTGCAGTATTTTGCAGGGCAGTATTTAGATTTGATTCATCCCGATTTTGAGCCTCGTGCGTTTTCTATTGCGAATGCACCGACAAATTCGAGTTTGATTGAGTTGCATGTGCGTTTGGTCGATGGGGGTAAATTCACCCATTTTGTTTTTAATGAAATGGAAGAGAAATCTTTGTTGAAATTAGAAGGTCCAAAAGGCGATTTCTTTTTTAGAGAAGAAAGTAAAAAACCCGTAATTTTAGTGGCAGGTGGCACGGGTTTTGGTCCAATAAAATCGATTGTTGAGCATGCAGTAGCGACAAAATTAGAGCGTAAAATTTATATTTATTGGGGTGTGCGTAGTGAACGCGATTTGTATATGGACTTGCCACAGCAGTGGGCAGATACATACGATAACATCCAATTCGTACCAGTTTTGTCGGAGCCTGATGAAGAGTGGCAAGGGAAAATGGGCTATGTGCATGACAGTGTGTTAGCTGATTTTGAAGATTTAACGGGCTATGAAGTGTATGCTTGTGGTCCGCCAGCGATGGTGAAATCGGCTGCTAATACTTTTGTGGCACAGGGAATGATTAAAGACAATTTCTTTTCCGATGCATTTGTGTTTGCTTATACTAAGGAAAAATAA
- the miaA gene encoding tRNA dimethylallyltransferase: MPMQTNAVIFLMGPTASGKTDLAIELSKHFPARLISVDSALIYKGMDIGTAKPDAATLKKYPHHLINICTPEESYSAFDFSKDAKIQIQLAFDNNEIPILIGGTSFYFNALEHGLSDLPVSTTKSKEKFNQLLQEKGSTSLHKTLAKIDPTAAQRIHPNDAQRITRALEVFDISGKTLSELQGNKQPGLNHPIKKIILMPPRPELHARIEQRFLSMMNNDFLTEVKTLKQNPNLHEDLPSIRCVGYRQAWQYLDGKINQETMIEKAIIATRQLCKRQSTWLKSETNALVLEVPDISKVIKFIN, translated from the coding sequence ATGCCAATGCAAACCAACGCCGTGATATTTTTGATGGGCCCCACCGCCTCAGGTAAAACCGACTTAGCCATCGAGTTATCAAAACATTTCCCCGCTCGCCTCATCAGCGTTGACTCTGCTCTGATTTACAAAGGCATGGACATCGGCACCGCTAAACCTGATGCAGCAACCTTAAAAAAATACCCCCACCATTTAATCAACATTTGCACCCCTGAAGAATCTTACTCAGCCTTTGATTTTTCCAAAGATGCCAAAATCCAAATTCAACTCGCCTTTGACAACAACGAAATCCCAATTCTAATCGGCGGCACCAGTTTTTATTTCAACGCCCTAGAACACGGACTCTCTGATTTACCAGTCTCCACCACAAAATCCAAAGAAAAATTCAACCAACTCTTACAAGAAAAAGGCAGTACCAGCCTACACAAAACATTAGCAAAAATCGACCCAACCGCTGCCCAACGCATCCATCCAAACGATGCCCAACGCATCACTCGCGCCCTAGAAGTCTTTGACATCAGCGGAAAAACCCTCAGTGAACTCCAAGGCAATAAACAACCTGGATTAAACCACCCAATAAAGAAAATCATCCTAATGCCACCCCGCCCCGAACTCCACGCCAGAATCGAACAACGCTTCCTCTCAATGATGAACAACGATTTTTTAACAGAAGTCAAAACCCTAAAACAAAACCCAAACCTCCACGAGGACCTGCCCTCAATCCGCTGCGTCGGCTACCGCCAAGCCTGGCAATATTTAGACGGCAAAATAAACCAAGAAACAATGATAGAAAAAGCCATCATTGCCACCCGCCAACTCTGTAAACGCCAAAGTACTTGGCTTAAAAGTGAAACAAATGCTTTGGTTTTAGAGGTTCCAGATATTAGTAAGGTGATTAAGTTTATTAATTAA
- the bolA gene encoding DNA-binding transcriptional regulator BolA: MQQHLTEQLTTALNPVHLEVLNESANHSGPATESHFKLIVVSDEFSDKKLIDRHRFINQLFKEELNHIHALAMHTYTPSEWEMKNSAPASPQCAGGSKS; the protein is encoded by the coding sequence ATGCAGCAACATTTAACTGAGCAACTTACTACCGCATTGAATCCTGTGCATTTAGAAGTGTTGAACGAATCGGCTAATCATTCGGGACCTGCAACAGAATCGCATTTTAAATTAATTGTCGTGAGTGATGAATTTAGCGATAAGAAATTGATTGACAGGCATCGTTTTATCAATCAATTATTCAAGGAAGAATTGAATCATATTCACGCTTTGGCAATGCACACTTATACGCCCAGCGAGTGGGAAATGAAAAATTCTGCACCGGCTTCGCCGCAATGTGCAGGGGGGTCAAAATCTTAA